The following nucleotide sequence is from Apium graveolens cultivar Ventura chromosome 4, ASM990537v1, whole genome shotgun sequence.
ttaaggctttgagtagttcttcaaactctctgctcagactaggttcttcagcagacctaataagtctctccatgtcaagattAATTtctttcgatttcttttcatCACCCTGGACTTGCTGTTAGGATTACCTTGatgttgagtatacaacaacgaaagcaaaacccaaagcgaataaacaagaacaagaaaataaacgacAATCACACAGGACAAAGATTTACGTGGTTTAAAAATTACTACTCCACAAGccgcactaattttgtattgatctctcacaatttgttgtgttatgattttacaattacatgattatttataagagaagaaactaggcctaaatcaaaattacagtccaaatctgaaaagtagaGTAATCCATAAATTAATCTGAATCTGAATATTCTATTTTCATGGGCTTAATTAAAAGACTCCTCAAAACacaacaatctcccacttggagTCTGGCCAATCTTCACTTCACTCTTGTAAGTCTAGTAAAATCAATTCTTCAATCAATAACTCTAACTAGTGCAGCTCCTTCTCATCAATCAATTCTGAAGGCCAGTTGAAGCTACGCAAAGCTTCAACTTTTTATTCGTAACCACCTTAGTCAACATATCTGCAGGATTCTTTGAACCAAGGATTTTCTTCAAGGACAAAGTACCATTGCTTATCAACTCTCTTGTAAAGTGATATCTCAGCTGAATATGCTTCGTCCTAGCATGAAACACGGGATTCTTCGCAAGATGAATAGCACTCTGACTGTCGCTATACAAAGCACTGTCCTCCTGTTTCTTGCCCAACTCCTCAAGAAAATTCTTCAACCAAATCATCACCTTTCTACCTTCAGAGATAGCCATATATTCTGCTTCTTTGGTTGAAAGAGCAACACTCTTTTGAAGTCGAAACATCTAACTAACTGCGGTGCTACCCAAAGTGAAAATACAACCCGTTGTACTTTTTCTTGTATCCAAACATCCACCCAAATCTGCATCAGAGAACCCTTCCAAGATAACATATTTCTTACTGAAACATAATCCAACccttggatgtgcctttcaagTAGTGTAACAACCACTTGACTACTTCCCAATGCTCTCTTCCTGGATTAGACATAAATCTGCTGACAACTCCCACTGCATGAGCAATGTCTGGCCTTGTACACACCATAGCATACATTAAACTGCAAACTGCAGATGCATAACGAACTTTAGCCATATCTTTCTTGCCATCATCCATTTTAGGTGATTGCTTCTTTGTGAGATTAAAGTGACTCGCTAACGGTGTACTTCTGGTCTTCGCATCCTGGACACTGAATTTCTACAACATTTTCTCAACATACTTCTCTTGATATAATTTTATAGTACCTTCAGCTCTATCCCTTATGATGCTCATACCAAGTATTTGTTTTGCTGCACTaatatccttcatctcaaactACTCAGACATCTGTCTCTTTAACCTGTTAATTTCCCTCATGTTTGATCCTGCtatcaacatgtcatcaacatacaaCAACAATATGATATAAGATGAATCAAACTGTTTAAAGTAACAACAATGATCCATAGCACTCCTCGTGTATCCATTCTTCATCACAAAACTGTCAAACTTCAAGTACCATTGTCTCggtgcttgctttaaaccatacaaatatttTATAAGCTAGCAAACAAGGCTTTCTTTCCCAGCTACCTGAAATCCCTCTGGCTGAACCATGTAGATATTTTCCTCAAGATCACCATGTAAGAACGCGGCCTTAACATCTAGTTGCTCTAGATGTAACTCCTCTGCAGCCACAATACTTAGCACAATTCTAACTGTAGTCATCTTAACAACGGGAGAAAATATATCGGTATAGTCAATACCCTTTTTCTGTTGATAACCCTTGACTACTAACCTTGCCTTGTATCTCTTGTTGTCATCATGTTCTTCTTtgatcctgaacacccacttattCTGTAAAGCCTTCTTTCCTGCTGGTAACTCTGTTAAAGACCAAGTCTCATACTTCTCAAGAGAACTCATCTCCTCATCCATGGCTGATTTCCATTGAACTGAATCATCCACTTGTACTGCCTCTGAATAACACTGAGGCTCCCCATCCTTGGTCAATAACATATAATATGCTGAAGGAGAATATCTTTATGGTGTCCTCACACTTCTGCTAGATTTTCTTACCTCAGTCTGTGGAGTTACTGGAACCCTGTCAGCAACATTCTCCGAACTCCCACTATTTCTTGCAAGATCTATTTCTGTAATATCTTCAAGCACTGCTTCCTATTTCTCAATTTGTTCCTTTGTAAACTCAAAATCGACTACAAGCTTATCCTTATACACTGCATtctcattaaaagtaacatctctACTTCTAACGACCTTCTTAGTCAGTTCATCCCAGAAACGGTAACCCATATCATCTGAGCCATAACCAATGAAGATACACTTCTTTGCTTTTGGATCAAGCTTGTACCTGTCGGAATCTTTAACACGCATATAAGAAACACAACCAAAAACTCGCAAGTGTGAAAGATTTACCTCTTTTTCCTGCCACTCTTCTTCAGGAATCTTGAACCCCAAAGGACTTGAAGGTCCTCTATTTATGAGATACGCAGCTGTGCTAACTGCATCAGCCCAAAACATCTTTGGCAACCCTGCATGTAATCTCATACTCTTGGCCCTCTCATTCATGGTTCTATTGATGCGCTCTGCAACACCATTATGTTGTGGTGCCTCTGGAATAGTTTTAATCATTCTAATCCCAAATTCCGTGCAATAACTTTTAAACTCATCACTACTGTATTCACCTTCATTATCTGACATCAAACTCTTCACTTTTAAACCGGTCTGATTTTCAACTTCAGTCTGCCACTTCTTGAAAGTAGCAAACACATctgatttattcttcaaaaaatgaacccatacctttctagtggaatcatcaatgaaagtgataTAGTAGCGAGATTCACCCAATGACGCAACTGTTGTTGGACCATATACATCTGTATGAACTAGCTCTAACTTCTTAGCTTTGGGGGTCCTCCCTGATTTTGCAAAAGTAACATGTTTCTGCTTTCCAAGAACACATGGCTTACAGAATCCAACTTCCACATTCTTCAACTCTGGAATTTTCCCTTTTGAAGTTAACAGCTTCATATCTTTTTCACTCATATGACCAAGCCTTTGGTGCCCCAAAGTTGAAGACTCAATCTCATCAGCAACTATATTTGCTTCATAGCTAGATTGTTCAATAATGTATAGAGTCCCCTTTTTCTCTCCACGAGCAATGACTAGATTCCCCTTTATAACCTTCCATTGTCCATCTCCGAAAGTAACTCGATACCCTTCCTTATCTAACTGACCAACAGATAACAACATCTTCTTCAGTCCAGGAATGTACCTTACATCTTTCAACGCCCAGCTAGTTCCCAAAGAGGTTCTGAAAATAATATCTCCCATGCACGCAATATCCAAAGTCTCATCATCAGCCAGACGAACTTTACCAAAATTTTCAACTCTGAAATTTAAGATTAAATCCTTGCAAGGGGTAGCATGGAATGATGCATCAGAATCCATAACCCATGATTCAACCGAACATTCAACACAACAAATCAAAGCATCTTCATCCTCCACTACTTCAACTACATTAGCTGAATTATCCTCTTTACTCTTTCCTTTTGGAGCCGCGGGAGCGGTGCACTGATTCCTGAAGTGACCCTTCTTCTGACAATTCCAACAAACAATATCCTTGTGATCTTTGGATTATCCTCTCTTCTGTGATTTCGATTTGCTACGCCCCTTATTCTGCCCCTTTTTGAACTTTCTGCCTCTACTCTCAGCACTCAACAAGGAACCTGACGACTCTCCTGAGTTTCTCCTACAAATATCTTCTCCAAGAATCGAATCTCGAACTCCATTAAAAGTCATCTTACCGCTTCTAGATGAATTACTTATAGCAGTGAAAAATCTCGACCGTCTGGTATTGAGGATGCCAACAACAAGGCTTATacttcatcatcaaatttaataTCCACCGATGTCAATCTTGCTAGGATGGAATTAAATTCGTTCACATGATCAGCAACACAATCACCTTCATTCAATCTAGTGCCAACTAACAAGCGAATCAAATACACCTTATTTGAAGCAGACGAATTCTCATACATATTTGACAAAGCCTTGATCAAACTATAAGTTTTCCTTTCCTTGACGATATTGTAAGCAAAAAGTCAACCTGACAACCCCCAGAGCCTGCCTGTCCAAAAGCTTTCAGTCTTCATCCTTCATTGTAGTTGGTTTCTTCTCTTCCAGCGGTTCATGTAGTTTTTTCtgatacaaataatcctcaatttGCATCTTCCAAAACCCATAATCTTTGCCATCAAATTTGTTGATCTTTACCTTCCCGTCTTCTGTCATCGCTCCCACTCACCTGAAAACCTAGGCTCTTGATACCAgttgttgagtatacaacaacgaaagtaaaacccaaagcgaataaacaagaacaagaaaataaatgaCAATCACACAAGACAAAGATTTACATGGTTCAgaaattcctactccacaagccgcactaattttgtattgatctctcataatttgttgtgttatgattttacaattacatgagtatttataagagaagaaagtaggcctaaatcaaaattacagtccaaatctgaaaagtagactaatccataaactaatctgaatctgaatagtctattttcatgggCTTAATTAAAAGACTCCACAAAACCCAACACTTGATCGtgtcaacctagcctctatctcccccttaatctTGTTGATAGGCATTAGAAGGGGAttaggaatttcaggccttacttgttcaggcagagaaggtagtggtatgttgagtttacccatgatggctcccaaagctatagaattctgcatttgaagatgcttatgggagtccaccagggtttggatatctgtttgttggctcttgacaagagatgtaAAAGCCTGAACTTGTGTAGTGAGAGAAAAGTTAgagtcttgcaatgctgtgaTTTGACcttgtagagactgaatttgcagatttgttgaagtGGATCTAGGCTGATAAGAGatgctagatgtgccaaagtgttcttctacagcctgtttaatcccttccattagcaaagctgaaggcttatatctgctctggtgaagttgatccagctggactttggtctcatttgagtgagtaatttaTTGTTGGATCACTATATGGAGATTGGGGAAAGATAGTTTGAGGTTTTTGACTTCCAtctcaatagaggcaagatccatcctagccatttgctcagTAAAATGCTTGAATTTCTTAGAGATCTACccttgagatggtatgatcttgtccatCTTCTCATTCACCAATTTTCTTATTCTGTCTTCATGGCTAgtaagcttgatttcaagagctttaccaaacatataaaatgctttgagctgagctttgtatacatctgtaatggcatcatagacagcttctggactcaagtctttTACATTGCTGCACATAATAGTAACACACTCTTCTCTAAATCTGGCCAGAACTTGATTCATCTTCAAGGCAAAATCATCAGACAGCCATGCATCTATAATTCCATCTTGCTCAGCATCAttaacaattttctccttttgctctTCAACCTCTTCATTGTATGCAAGCATGATAGCTTTTCTGGTTGCTCATATTTGAAGTCAGGAGATGTTGTGAGATGTTGGCCAGTCCAGatatctgctctactagtagatcatctataAAAGTTGGTTGAGAagcagattcttgtagccactgagagagtatgtgaggttgtgaggttgatggGTCATCAAAAACACCTGTaactggggtcacagtttgactcacagattgctctatggttttgacagtgtgttgtcctccacttgtagtggaaACCTCCAATTGatttggaggggatttgactgggttactgtcatgtacaccagcctcaaacccttgtgtgtcttgcaacacactggcacttgaatgtgctatgcttgcctcccctatgacaggatcatgggcaatttTACTCCCAGCTTCAACTCCTTGCCTCCCTTTTTTGCTTTGCTTCacctcgactccaagaaagtatgacatctgaccaatatctgtcatctcaaattcgttagtcataactttcttaaaatcatcaaacatacCAGGGTTATTTCCTATAAAGATTATGTCATCCACGTACAAGCACACGATCATAATATTTCCTCATGAATTTGTCTTCGTATATAGGGCATGCTCGTATGGACTCTTCATGCAGCCATTTCTCTGTAAATATTCATCAACCCTTATATTCCATGCTCGCggagcttgcttcaaaccatataaGGCTTTCTTCAGTCTGTGGACTTTGTTTTCCCGGCCTTTCTGAACATATCCGGGAGGCTGCTcaatatagacttcttcttcaagataaCCGTTCAGAAATGCTgacttgacatccatctgaaatatTTTCCACTGATTATGAGCTGCAATTGCTGTCAGAAGTCGCATGGTATCAACTCTTGCAATTGGATCAAATACCTCGTCATAGTCAATGCCATATATTTGCTTGCAGCCTTTAGCTACCAACCTCGTCTTGTATTTCTCCACTTCTCCATCTTGATTCGTCTTAGTTTTATAGACCCACTTGATACCAATTGCTTTGTGTCCTTCTTCTCGATTGCGCTAATTTCTTCGTCAATGGCTTTattccatttgctttcttcagaagcttCTTCAAATGTAACTAGATCACATtcagccattaaacaaaatagaGAATAATCAAAGATTGTTTGTACAGGACTTGTTGCTTCATAAATATTATCAGACTCCACATCTTTCGTGGTGCTCCCCCTGAACTGCTGCTTTCTTCCATGGATGGTGTCGATCCAGGAGTTTATTGATTTGGACTTGGTGGAGGAGTTTGATCATCATATCCGTCATCTTCAATGTTCTGgttatcaccatcatcatcatcaccatTGAAAATGAACAGGcgattctttgacatctccacatCTGCAATTAATTCTCGAACCTGATTTTTGATGATGAGAGAATTATCCTGCATCTGAATATTATATCCTTTCTCCACAAGTTGGCCATGACTAATGATATTATTTTTCAAAGCAGATATATAATAAATATCATTTATATACTTTTTCTCATCATTCTTTGACATAATCTTAATTGTAACTTTTTTTTGACCGAAATTTTTGAAGAATCACCGAAAGTGACTTCTGCTGTGACTGTCTCGTCTATCTCCGTAAATAAATCTTTATGGCCGGACATGTGATTGCTCGCACCAGAATCAAGATACCAAATATTCTTCTTGCCTTCGTCGTCTCCTTTGTAAGTGAGGAACATAGAAGAACCaacatctttttcttcttttgcTACTGCAAAATGACTCCTTTCTTTCACTTTTGGTGCTCTACACTCGTAACTGAAGTGAccaaatttattacaattataacATTGAAATTGAGATTTGTCACCTCGTTGAAATCCACCTCTTCCTCGGCCTCTAAAATTCTGACCATGACCAGATGGTTGATAACCTTCAGAATTCTGGCCTCTTTTGAAAGACTACCTTCCACGTCCTCGTCCACCTCGGTAGCCACCTCTAAAGCCACCTCTACCACGTACAGAACTGTTACTCCCATAACTATCACCAATGGACACCTTACTTTAGAACGCCTTTTCCAAGTGGCTTGCATCATCATATTGGTTAATTCGCTGCTCATGCACTTGAAGTAAACCAACCAGCTCGTCAATCGAAATTGTTGACAAATCCTTTGACTCCTCAATAGAAGTAACCACGTAATCAAATTTTCTGGTCAGCGAAGGAGAAGTTTTTCCATGACACGAACATCGTCGAGACTTTCGCCATTTCTTTTTATCTCATTTGTCATGGCTTTCAAACAcgtaacaaattcaccaatattttctgaattcttcatctttaaattttcGAACTCCCCACGTAGCACCTGGAACCACACCTTTTTGACTTTTTCGACTCCTTGGAATGATTTTTGCAGAATCTCATACTCTTATTTCACCATTTTTGTATCTAAAATTTTTTCAAAGGTTGATTCATCAACACCTTGAATAATTGTATATAAggcctttttatccttttttCGGGTCTCTTTCAAAATCATCTTCTCCGCATTTGTAAGGGCTGCTTCAGCGGTTGTATCTGTGGGCTCGTCATACCCGATTTCAACAATATCCCAATTGTCATAGGAACCGAGTAACACCTTCATTTGTATGCTCCAGTTCCCGTAATTTATTGCCGCCAATTTCGGGATTTGTGGTTGCGCCATCATATTTGCCATCTTTTCTCGAACGGAACCTTGGCTCAGATACCACTTGTTGGAAACGTGTATGGACTTTTCTATTTCGCGAACTTGAAACACAGGATGTATGTTTAATATTGTTTggataataaaacacacactcatcaaactatgtatatatattaaaGCACACAACAAactttttatttcacaaatataAGCTACAGCTTATTTTGTAAATTTGGATACAACTCTTCTTTTATGACTCAGTGAGCTTCTACTCTCTATTATAATCACTATATTTTTCACTTCGATGTGTTCTACACTCTATGAGCTTCTGCTCTTTCTCTCTGTAAATTTCACTTTGGTGTACAATATTACATGCACAACAATAGCCTTTTATAGGCTTCAAGTTTACAACCTTACATCACTGCATACCTCATATTTTTATCGTTATACATATCAATAGCCTACATTATTTTAAGGTTCAAATTTGACTCTTGTAATTAATCAACAGTTGTTGCCACCTTCTTGATTATATGTTTTCTTCTGTACACAATTGAGCCGTGTATTGCTATTTGTGTAGCCACCGTTTTTCAAGGTAGATATCGGGAAGTTTTGACATCTAGCATAAACGTTATCTGCATGTTTATTCACTTTCCAAAGTACACCTGTTCATGCATTTATTATAAAACTGTTATTTTAAAGAGGGTTTGAATTATAACAGACTCAAGCTTACGACATTAAAGATAAATATGATTGCTATACATATTCCTAGCAAGAGCATTAGATTTTAAAAAAACAGTTTACCATGTCATACTACTTGTGTCTGTCTCTTATAGCCTTTAACTGAATCCTCTGGACAGGAATTCATCCCTACAAGAGATAAGAGAAAAATTAGTAGCACATGCCCAATATATAAACAAGAGGCCCAACAAGAAGGGCCCATGATCCATCTGTCAGTGACCATGGACGACCCCAGGACAAGTGGTATTATCACCACCGTTCAGGTACTCTGGATCCAGAAGGTTCCGACGGCCCGGATTCGGTAGTACATCAGCAAATCAGGGCCGTCCTTACGTCCTACAGTCCAAAATTCCTACCTACGGTCCAGATCAACAGGTTTAACCCATAAACCCTAGTGTGAAGCCTATAAAAGGCAGAACAAAAGGAATGTTAGGGGTTACTtcatctctcatatatatacacctatacacacacacacaccactaTTTAGATAATTCCAGTTCTACCCCTTTCTCTCCCAAAACCCAGTCTcactctcacaccggaggtgccgcggggacgccacccccctccttctagcgccaatgataaaGCCAATTCACTAGGGGTCCTCTTCATCTCCGTCCCGGACTCGAGCTCCTTTTCCACGGAAATGTGGTATTTCTGTAGGTGGGAGAGAAAGGGGTAGAACTGGAATTATCTAAATAGCGGTGTGTGtgtataggtgtatatatatgagagatgaAGTAACCCGTAACGTTCCTTTTGTTCTGCCTTCTATAGGCTTTAcactagggtttaggggtttaAACCTGTTGATCTGGACCGTAGGTAGGTATTTTGGACTATAGGATGTAAGGACGACCCTGATTTGCTGATGTACTACCGAATCCGGGCCGTCGAAACCTTCTGGATCCAGggtacctggacggtggtgataTTGTCACGTGTCCTGGGGGTCCTCCATGGTCATTGACAGATGGATCCTGGGCCCTTCTTGTTGGGCCTCTTGTTTATATAACAGGGCCTGTGCTATTATAGGCTATCACCATCCCAATAGCGTATATTTGGAGCTCCGAGTAGATTTCCCATGGTATGAAAAGTATGACTTGAATCTCCAGGCAAATTCAACTAGAAAAGCAGCATAAACCGAAACATATGAGGGACACCTTTTGATAACAGCATTCTCCCTTGACTCTAAAAACATACAAAAACATTTCAAATGAAAACTAGGCTCACTATAAGAGTCCGTTCGACTGCTCTTGCTGTAATTGCCAGAACTATGTGGTATGGTTAAACAACTACCTTGATCGAATTATTTGGGCCTACTCGTTATATTTATCGATTACTTTTACAAGTTCTGGAAGATTTTCTATTTTTTATTACACAACTTCGATTAGGCTGTCAGAAATGACTTTCTAGACTCCCGGATTTATCGACATTAAAACTGACTAATAATTGAATTTACGGGCAAAAAATTTGTCGAGTCTGATTAGCGGCAGGCCTTCTTCGAAAAGAGATACAAAATATTATAAATTCTAGAATGAATTCAACTCCTGACTTATATTTAAAGATTCATcctttttaaatttttaaaaattaacagTTTGTAAGGCTGTTCCTAAAAGGCCTTAATTGCTTGGCTATACTCGATTAATACCTCCGCTAGTAGTTCTTGGAAGAACTTCCTGGATTCTGAAGAAG
It contains:
- the LOC141720214 gene encoding uncharacterized protein LOC141720214, translating into MANMMAQPQIPKLAAINYGNWSIQMKVLLGSYDNWDIVEIGYDEPTDTTAEAALTNAEKMILKETRKKDKKALYTIIQGVDESTFEKILDTKMVSIGDSYGSNSSVRGRGGFRGGYRGGRGRGSYECRAPKVKERSHFAVAKEEKDVGSSMFLTYKGDDEGKKNIWYLDSGASNHMSGHKDLFTEIDETVTAEVTFGDSSKISVKKNHGQLVEKGYNIQMQDNSLIIKNQVRELIADVEMSKNRLFIFNGDDDDGDNQNIEDDGYDDQTPPPSPNQ